One Oncorhynchus masou masou isolate Uvic2021 chromosome 27, UVic_Omas_1.1, whole genome shotgun sequence genomic window carries:
- the LOC135515954 gene encoding NOP protein chaperone 1-like: MLNHHTTKMELNLNNKKTSSQDLLACGNGGLHDKLLLKSKGPKAGSSLQTERVPRSSVMDRLQNFLPQMAQANEKLKLQMEQAPEGHYDIERVEESGKVIEMDVSLVELSSSDSDSDRESSQDNGANSDSEEESELTEENLKLPGNSQRQIKKVHIQVLEKQVD; encoded by the exons ATGTTGAATCATCATACAACGAAAATGGAATTAAATTTGAACAATAAGAAAACAAGCTCACAAGACTTGCTCGCGTGTGGCAACGGAG GTCTTCATGACAAGCTTCTCCTCAAGTCGAAGGGGCCCAAGGCTGGCAGTTCTTTGCAAACCGAGAGGGTCCCAAGAAGTAGTG TTATGGACCGACTGCAAAACTTCCTACCCCAGATGGCCCAGGCCAATGAGAAGCTCAAGTTGCAGATGGAGCAGGCACCTGAGGGCCACTATGACATAGAAAGGGTGGAGGAGTCTGGAAAGGTCATAGAGATG GATGTGTCGCTGGTGGAGCTCAGTAGTTCGGACAGCGACTCGGACAGAGAGTCTTCACAGGACAACGGCGCCAACTCAGACTCTGAGGAGGAGAGCGAGCTCACAGAGGAGAACCTCAAACTGCCTGGCAACAGCCAGAGGCAGATAAAGAAGGTTCATATCCAAGTCCTGGAGAAACAAGTGGATTAG